The proteins below come from a single Aminivibrio pyruvatiphilus genomic window:
- a CDS encoding zinc-dependent alcohol dehydrogenase, which yields MRAVVKYLREDGNTEVRDVPVPEIGPADVLVKVAYIGICGSDPHMFHNQVSYPMAVPIILGHEFSGTVEKVGSEVKNWKPGDRVTAETHARFCGKCVLCKTNNYRFCRERKGYGFGVDGAFAEYVCVPERILHAVPDSVTLKDASCTEPVCVAYNVVIAKMGVKAGDSVAVLGPGPIGILCVHMAKMAGASHIVVFGAPGDEKRLEIARSYGATETYVLGGSADPKTVAAKFNEGYGFDSVVDAAGPTATLKISMDVVMPGGVINKVAWGPKPVDMSLDPLLSKGVTLQGSFSHTWDIWEKVLVMMGQGQMPLDALITHELPLEEWHEGFELIESRDGLKVVLKP from the coding sequence ATGCGCGCAGTAGTGAAATATCTCAGGGAAGACGGCAACACGGAAGTGCGGGACGTCCCCGTACCGGAGATCGGGCCAGCCGATGTCCTGGTGAAGGTGGCCTACATAGGCATCTGCGGAAGCGACCCCCACATGTTCCACAACCAGGTTTCATACCCCATGGCGGTGCCCATCATCCTCGGGCACGAATTTTCGGGGACCGTCGAAAAAGTCGGTTCGGAAGTGAAAAACTGGAAGCCCGGCGACAGGGTCACCGCCGAAACCCATGCCCGCTTCTGCGGGAAGTGCGTCCTCTGCAAGACCAACAACTACCGCTTCTGCAGGGAACGCAAGGGATACGGCTTCGGTGTCGACGGGGCTTTCGCCGAATACGTCTGCGTCCCCGAGAGGATTCTCCACGCCGTTCCCGATTCAGTCACCCTCAAGGACGCCTCCTGCACCGAGCCCGTCTGCGTGGCCTACAACGTGGTCATCGCCAAGATGGGCGTCAAGGCCGGAGACTCCGTGGCCGTCCTCGGCCCCGGCCCCATCGGCATCCTGTGCGTGCACATGGCCAAAATGGCAGGAGCCAGCCACATCGTCGTCTTCGGCGCCCCCGGGGACGAAAAGCGCCTTGAAATCGCCCGGAGCTACGGCGCCACGGAAACCTACGTCCTGGGCGGATCGGCGGATCCCAAGACAGTGGCGGCCAAGTTCAACGAAGGCTACGGCTTCGACTCCGTGGTGGACGCCGCAGGCCCCACCGCCACCCTCAAGATTTCCATGGACGTCGTCATGCCCGGCGGCGTCATCAACAAGGTCGCCTGGGGGCCCAAGCCGGTGGACATGAGCCTCGACCCCCTGCTCTCCAAGGGCGTCACCCTCCAGGGCTCCTTCAGCCACACCTGGGACATCTGGGAAAAGGTTCTCGTCATGATGGGCCAGGGACAGATGCCCCTGGACGCCCTCATCACCCACGAGCTTCCCCTCGAGGAATGGCACGAGGGCTTCGAGCTCATCGAAAGCAGGGATGGCCTCAAGGTCGTCCTGAAGCCCTAA
- a CDS encoding PIN domain-containing protein, with the protein MSRTKIFLDTNILVYTLDGHDSEKQARARAIVRGVVEDQIPVISTQVMQEFYSASTTKLKVDAMIAKNIVHNLGNMEVVPVDLTTIEQGIDISVLFRLSFWDGLIIAAAEQARCAMVFSEDLNDGQTVRGVRIVNPFLHT; encoded by the coding sequence GTGTCTAGGACCAAGATATTTCTGGACACGAATATTCTGGTGTACACTCTGGACGGCCATGACAGCGAGAAACAGGCCAGGGCCAGGGCCATAGTGAGAGGCGTGGTGGAAGACCAGATCCCCGTCATCTCCACCCAGGTGATGCAGGAGTTCTACAGCGCCTCCACGACGAAGCTGAAGGTTGACGCCATGATCGCGAAGAATATCGTGCACAACCTCGGCAATATGGAAGTGGTTCCCGTTGACCTGACCACCATCGAACAGGGAATCGACATCAGCGTTCTCTTCCGGCTGTCGTTCTGGGACGGTCTGATAATCGCGGCGGCGGAGCAGGCACGGTGCGCCATGGTTTTTTCTGAAGATCTGAACGACGGGCAGACAGTCCGGGGAGTCAGGATCGTCAATCCTTTCCTTCATACCTGA
- a CDS encoding DUF6364 family protein translates to MRNITLSIDKEILKRGREYAKRHNISFNSLVRRLVEQTVTADSSQWLEDTFSLMDRAGASSGGETWTRDELHRV, encoded by the coding sequence ATGCGGAACATAACCCTTTCGATTGACAAGGAAATTCTCAAACGCGGAAGAGAGTACGCGAAGCGGCACAATATCTCCTTCAACTCCCTCGTCCGGCGCCTAGTCGAGCAGACGGTCACGGCGGACTCCTCCCAATGGCTGGAGGACACCTTCTCCCTCATGGACAGGGCGGGTGCTTCCTCCGGCGGCGAAACATGGACAAGGGACGAACTGCACCGTGTCTAG